From one Bombus affinis isolate iyBomAffi1 chromosome 9, iyBomAffi1.2, whole genome shotgun sequence genomic stretch:
- the LOC126920435 gene encoding putative aldehyde dehydrogenase family 7 member A1 homolog, with protein sequence MIRALSRNSIYIPQLQKVRHLVTDPKYGFLKQLGLTTENPGLYDGRWGGSGKVIESVSPATGKVIAKVRTSTPQEASNAITEARKAWPQWASLPVPTRGEIMRQIGEELRNNLKPLGRLVSLEMGKILPEGIGEVQEFIDICDYAVGLSRMLPGSIFPSERKYHVLFEKWNPLGVVGIISAYNFPVAVYGWNTAIAMVCGDTVVWKGAPTTPLTSIATTKIIAGVLERNGVPGSVACMVTGGSDVGETIVNDTRIPLVSFTGSTEVGRNVAVKVQQRFGRSLLELGGNNATIVASDADLEMAVRAVVFSSVATAGQRCTSTRRVILHNKIKDEFLEKLKAGYKSILERVGDPLDDNILYGPLHNQQTLDKYKQAINSALQNGGKIEFGGKQINRVGFYVEPTIITGLSPKAEIVQRETFAPIVYILEANSLEDAIAINNDVQQGLSSTLFTKDVGNMYQWVSAHGSDCGIVNINIGTSGAEIGGAFGGEKATGGGRESGSDAWKNYMRRSTITFNCGNEMPLAQGLKFE encoded by the exons ATGATTCGTGCGTTGTCGAGAAATAGCATCTACATTCCTCAATTACAGAAAGTGAGGCACTTAGTAACAGATCCAAAATATGGATTCTTAAAGCAGTTAGGCCTTACAACCGAGAATCCGGGTCTTTATGATGGACGATGGGGAGGATCTGGCAAA GTAATAGAATCAGTTTCACCAGCAACTGGTAAAGTAATAGCAAAAGTTCGAACATCAACACCTCAAGAAGCAAGTAATGCTATTACAGAAGCTCGTAAAGCATGGCCTCAGTGGGCATCACTGCCAGTTCCTACAAGAGGTGAAATAATGCGGCAAATAGGAGAAGAACTACGAAATAATTTAAAACCACTAGGACGATTAGTGTCTTTAGAAATGG GCAAAATATTGCCAGAAGGTATTGGCGAAGTTCAGGAATTTATAGACATATGTGACTATGCTGTTGGCTTATCTAGAATGCTCCCTGGTAGTATATTTCCTTCAGAAAGGAAATATCATGTACTTTTTGAGAAGTGGAATCCTCTTGGAGTAGTTGGAATTATTTCTGCATATAACTTCCCTGTTGCA GTATATGGTTGGAACACTGCTATAGCAATGGTGTGCGGAGATACCGTTGTTTGGAAAGGTGCACCTACTACCCCATTGACTTCTATTGCAACTACAAAAATAATTGCAGGAGTATTAGAACGAAATGGTGTACCAGGTTCGGTTGCATGTATGGTAACAGGTGGATCAGATGTTGGTGAAACTATAGTTAACGACACGCG caTACCTCTAGTTTCATTTACTGGAAGTACTGAAGTTGGTAGAAATGTAGCTGTTAAAGTTCAGCAACGATTCGGAAGATCATTGTTGGAACTAGGAGGCAACAACGCAACAATAG ttgCTTCAGATGCAGATCTAGAAATGGCAGTTAGAGCAGTAGTATTTTCCTCTGTAGCAACAGCTGGACAGAGATGTACCAGCACTAGAAGAGTAATTCTTCACAACAAGATAAAAGATGAATTTTTAG aaaaattgaaagcggGATATAAGAGTATTTTAGAACGAGTAGGAGATCCATTAGATGATAATATTTTGTATGGACCATTACACAATCAACAAACATTAGATAAATATAAG CAAGCAATAAATAGTGCTTTACAAAATGGAGGGAAAATTGAATTCGGTGGAAAACAAATAAACAGAGTTGGCTTTTATGTTGAACCAACCATTATTACTGGTTTATCACCTAAAGCTGAAATTGTTCAAAGGGAGACTTTTGCACCAATTGTATATATTCTTGAAGCAAATTCTTTAGAAGATGCTATTGCTATTAATAATGATGTACAACAAGGATTAAGTAGTACTCTATTTACCAAGGATGTAGGAAATATGTACCAA TGGGTGTCTGCACATGGCTCTGACTGTGGGatagtaaatattaatattggAACTAGTGGAGCAGAGATAGGTGGAGCATTTGGAGGAGAGAAAGCTACAGGTGGTGGACGCGAGAGTGGAAGCGATGCATGGAAGAATTATATGCGACGTTCGACTATAACTTTCAATTGTGGAAATGAAATGCCATTGGCTCAAGGCTTGAAATTCGAGTAA
- the LOC126920434 gene encoding exportin-6-B isoform X1, giving the protein MNGNQCELFYKQMQDNDAVALQNLEHLMTEFFSPETTNERKRIIERSFQEFAGQIDSWRPCLHFLSSTNNHYVSMFALSTLETTIGRRWPILPWEDRALTRSTLYTLSLERGVAPFVRNKVVKLVVDIARHDWPHFYPDFYSNILQLLSHKHTRLLGLIYLRTASEELATPREDLPIQRKNELFRFLSAQVPLTLDSLTVLLKEATKLQSRSGTVTPPPSPTSGQTVAPARAILDVEGLATGTSEVCIATLDVLAHLFSWIELSEHISTNLLDAIFTCARYHDSMNGKQIEMAVQAVTTINELLYRPLCSPDVTDRLLVEIFQNGVTLFQFLERLDSINESYMEKLTEFLQLFVTNHLKRVESCPKFPVNTLLEVLCHHTFQQCSTVNGYLRCLDVWTTLLESTQSRYSPVSLALAERVLQKMSFKLNTRTLKDLDTESLDENEETEWQHFLRCNIECLAKIADISPIPIFTLLYRSWREGLIMFGELGAVIANNQVILLNESEASNVHAHLRDLASTTQALARLYSLFLGDDQSIDQSLAEEVVSQTLDACKFAKTNQLYKASLQPAAIVIDLIEVHSQLLASLQAWCHWIANRPEKTKESLCQRCIDSCILALDYTTFCDNPPPANLTHSATHLFQSITAMLKPVLWDEPTFRNLISMVTYPFLKPDTIKVLRRALVNAIVLPHGDGSIRERLLGTMVSTLSTPLGLEGQPVPSESTISMTVVPLTQLLEDCSASSTTIKKMLHSCLGSTINRTLELLPYMIRCQSVCEILLSFLHSVFSVLQQQLGPEFTQNAVQGMLHIYTRENISAGPALDQLLEILILVVSAPSNAFKAFVPSVTNLCLGQVWPAVGNDLSAYPDTTLVLLKLFHSILMHRWQYFYNTSILRTLGHTDEDESVEHKEELVAILEAFGQALLQPDVNIFRQSLQSLEQLNVRWRLYQRAVFKVHLLERFLMALFTVLFQQSHNLLADEIATAIHSLASVNIAWFFGHFLPTFLAGCEGVDDMQKATLLGNFDKSTDQPTLTRSVLQLISDLRCYQFCRPG; this is encoded by the exons atgaatGGTAATCAATGTGAATTATTTTACAAACAAATGCAG GACAATGATGCAGTTGCTCTTCAGAATTTGGAGCATCTGATGACTGAATTTTTCTCTCCAGAAACAACAAATGAACGAAAACGTATAATTGAAAGAAGTTTCCAGGAATTTGCAGGACAAATTGATTCCTGGAGACCTTGTTTACATTTCTTGTCTTCTACTAACAATCATTATGTCAGTATGTTTGCTTTATCTACATTAGAG ACGACAATTGGGAGAAGATGGCCAATACTGCCATGGGAAGACAGAGCTCTCACAAGATCAACTTTATATACATTATCATTAGAAAGAGGTGTAGCTCCTTTTGTAAGAAACAAAGTAGTCAAACTTGTTGTAGATATTGCTAGGCATGATTGGCCACATTTCTATCcagatttttattcaaatatctTACAG TTATTAAGTCACAAGCATACAAGACTGTTGGGTCTCATTTATTTGCGAACAGCTTCGGAAGAACTAGCCACTCCAAGAGAAGATTTACCAATACAAaggaaaaatgaattatttagaTTTCTTAGTGCTCAAGTACCATTGACTTTGGATTCTCTTACAG tacTTCTAAAAGAAGCAACAAAATTGCAAAGTCGTTCTGGAACAGTTACACCACCTCCATCACCCACTAGCGGTCAAACAGTAGCACCTGCAAGAGCTATTCTAGATGTAGAAGGGCTAGCCACAGGAACTAGTGAAGTGTGTATAGCAACATTGGATGTGTTAGCACATCTCTTTAGTTGGATTGAATTATCAGAACATATCTCTACAAATTTATTGGATGCTATCTTTACCTGTGCCAGGTATCACGATTCAATG AATGGCAAACAGATTGAAATGGCCGTACAAGCTGTGACTACGATAAATGAACTTTTATATCGACCGCTATGTTCTCCCGACGTAACCGATAGATTATTagtagaaatatttcaaaatggagtcacattatttcaatttttggaACGTTTGGATTCTATAAACGAAAG TTATATGGAAAAGCTGACAGAGTTCTTACAATTATTTGTAACAAATCATTTGAAGAGAGTTGAATCGTGTCCAAAATTTCCAGTAAATACGTTATTAGAAGTCTTGTGCCATCATACCTTTCAGCAATGCTCAACAGTAAATGGATATCTACGATGCTTAGATGTTTGGACTACACTTTTAGAAAGTACTCAGTCTCGGTACTCACCAGTATCATTAGCTCTTGCTGAGAGAGTATTGCAAAAAATGAGTTTTAAGCTCAATACCCGCACATTGAAAGATCTTGATACAGAAAGCTTAGACGAAAAT gaAGAAACAGAGTGGCAGCATTTCTTAAGATGTAATATAGAGTGTTTAGCGAAAATAGCAGATATTTCTCCGATTCCGATCTTTACATTATTG TATCGTTCTTGGAGGGAAGGATTAATAATGTTTGGAGAATTAGGTGCTGTTATTGCTAACAATCAAGTTATTTTGTTAAACGAATCAGAAGCATCAAATGTACACGCGCATTTACGAGATTTAGCTTCTACTACTCAAGCGTTAGCTAGATTGTATTCACTTTTCCTCG gcGATGATCAGAGCATTGACCAGTCATTAGCTGAAGAAGTAGTATCTCAAACATTAGATGCCTGTAAATTTGCCAAGACAAACCAATTGTACAAAGCATCATTGCAACCAGCTGCAATTGTAATAGATCTTATAGAAGT TCATTCACAGTTGTTAGCATCACTCCAAGCTTGGTGCCATTGGATAGCCAACAGGCCAGAAAAGACAAAAGAATCACTATGTCAACGATGTATTGATTCATGCATTTTAGCATTAGATTATACAACATTCTGTGACAATCCACCACCAGCGAATTTAACTCATTCCGCCACACATCTTTTCCAAAGTATCACTGCTATGTTGAAACCTGTTTTATGGGATGAACCCACGTTTAGAAACTTAATTTCAATGGTAACATATCCATTCCTTAAACCTGATACAATAAAAGTACTACGAAGGGCATTAGTAAATGCAATTGTCTTACCACATGGTGATGGATCTATTAGAGAAAGATTGTTGG GCACGATGGTATCGACATTATCTACACCTCTCGGTTTAGAAGGACAACCTGTACCTTCGGAATCTACCATTTCAATGACAGTAGTGCCATTAACTCAATTACTAGAAGACTGTTCTGCCTCATCCACaacgataaaaaaaatgttacatTCGTGTTTGGGATCAACTATAAATCGAACATTAGAATTATTGCCATATATGATAAGATGTCAAAGCGTATGTGAGATTCTGCTTAGTTTCTTGCATTCAGTGTTTTCAGTACTACAACAGCAACTAGGCCCTGAGTTTACTCAAAATGCAGTTCAAGGAATGCTACACATTTATACTAG AGAAAATATATCCGCGGGACCTGCATTAGATCAATTATTAGAAATCTTAATATTGGTCGTATCAGCACCTAGTAATgcatttaaagcatttgttccTTCAGTGACTAATCTATGTTTAGGCCAAGTCTGGCCTGCTGTTGGGAATGATCTTAGTGCATATCCAGATACTACACTTGTATTATTAAAACTTTTCCACAG TATACTTATGCATCGATggcaatatttttataatacttcTATACTACGCACTCTCGGTCATACTGATGAAGACGAATCCGTCGAACACAAGGAAGAATTAGTTGCAATTTTAGAAGCTTTCGGCCAAGCTCTTCTTCAGCCGGATGTTAACATATTTCGTCAAAGTCTACAAAGTCTAGAACAGTTAAATGTACGGTGGCGACTTTATCAACGAGCTGTGTTCAAAGTTCACTTACTCGAGAGATTTCTAATGGCATTATTCACTGTTCTATTTCAACA ATCCCATAATTTATTGGCGGATGAGATTGCAACTGCTATTCATAGTTTAGCTTCAGTTAATATAGCATGGTTTTTCGGACATTTTTTGCCAACATTCTTGGCAGGTTGTGAAGGTGTAGATGATATGCAAAAAGCTACATTATTAGGAAACTTTGACAAGTCCACG GATCAACCGACTTTGACGAGATCGGTGCTGCAGTTAATTTCTGATTTACGGTGTTATCAATTTTGTCGACCCGGCTGA
- the LOC126920438 gene encoding SOSS complex subunit C, with translation MAFSQSNSRELQNRKILEELQLKKQLLLKQGVAPTLNTSLAVTSTGCPSNLPPTQTSDGVVMNASQRAALHNAHAASSGYFVTQDSSFGNLILPVLPRFDAK, from the exons atGGCTTTTTCACAATCAAATTCGAGag AATTACAGAATAGAAAAATCTTAGAAGAATTGCAATTAAAAAAACAATTGCTTTTAAAGCAAGGTGTAGCACCAACATTGAATACATCATTAGCCGTTACATCAACAGGTTGTCCTTCTAATTTG CCTCCTACACAGACCTCTGATGGTGTTGTAATGAATGCATCCCAAAGAGCTGCTTTACATAATGCACATGCAGCATCATCAGGTTACTTTGTAACACAGGATTCTTCCTTTGGCAATCTTATTTTACCAGTTCTTCCAAGATTTGATGCTAAATAA
- the LOC126920437 gene encoding rRNA N6-adenosine-methyltransferase Mettl5, which yields MASITLRKLEAWLQELDRFEKPKVLLEQYCTSAHVASQMLYCAQVQFDDIQGRTVADLGCGCGHLSIGAKMLEASHVTGFEIDPDALNILSRNCDDLELFVETVQCDILQYLPGRFEKFFDTVIMNPPFGTKHNAGIDMKFLEIATKLASNTVYSLHKTSTRNYVLQKAAQYGAKGKVIAEVKFDIPQSYKFHKQYYVDIEVDFIRFELN from the exons ATGGCTAGCATTACACTTCGCAAATTAGAGGCATGGTTGCAAGAGTTAGACAGATTTGAAAAGCCAAAAGTATTGCTTGAACAATATTGTACTAGTGCTCATGTAGCATCACAGATGTTGTACTGTGCTCAAGTACAATTTGATGATATACAAGGACGAACAGTAGCTGACTTAGGTTGTGGTTGTGGTCACTTATCAATTGGAGCGAAAATGCTTGAAGCAAGTCATGTGACTGGTTTTGAAATAGATCCTGATGCACTTAACATTCTATCTAGAAATTGCGATGATCTAGAATTATTTGTGGAAACTGTACAGTGTGATATACTACAATATCTACCAG GGAGATTCGAGAAATTCTTTGATACAGTTATTATGAATCCACCTTTTGGTACCAAACATAATGCAGGCATAGATATGAAGTTTTTGGAAATCGCGACTAAATTAGCGTCAAATACTGTATACTCGTTACATAAAACAAGCACGCGTAATTACGTTCTTCAAAAAGCCGCACAGTATGGAGCCAAAGGCAAAGTTATTGCAGAAGTGAAATTTGATATACCACAAtcatataaatttcataaacaatACTATGTAGATATTGAGGTGGATTTTATAcgatttgaattaaattaa
- the LOC126920434 gene encoding exportin-6-B isoform X2 — translation MDNDAVALQNLEHLMTEFFSPETTNERKRIIERSFQEFAGQIDSWRPCLHFLSSTNNHYVSMFALSTLETTIGRRWPILPWEDRALTRSTLYTLSLERGVAPFVRNKVVKLVVDIARHDWPHFYPDFYSNILQLLSHKHTRLLGLIYLRTASEELATPREDLPIQRKNELFRFLSAQVPLTLDSLTVLLKEATKLQSRSGTVTPPPSPTSGQTVAPARAILDVEGLATGTSEVCIATLDVLAHLFSWIELSEHISTNLLDAIFTCARYHDSMNGKQIEMAVQAVTTINELLYRPLCSPDVTDRLLVEIFQNGVTLFQFLERLDSINESYMEKLTEFLQLFVTNHLKRVESCPKFPVNTLLEVLCHHTFQQCSTVNGYLRCLDVWTTLLESTQSRYSPVSLALAERVLQKMSFKLNTRTLKDLDTESLDENEETEWQHFLRCNIECLAKIADISPIPIFTLLYRSWREGLIMFGELGAVIANNQVILLNESEASNVHAHLRDLASTTQALARLYSLFLGDDQSIDQSLAEEVVSQTLDACKFAKTNQLYKASLQPAAIVIDLIEVHSQLLASLQAWCHWIANRPEKTKESLCQRCIDSCILALDYTTFCDNPPPANLTHSATHLFQSITAMLKPVLWDEPTFRNLISMVTYPFLKPDTIKVLRRALVNAIVLPHGDGSIRERLLGTMVSTLSTPLGLEGQPVPSESTISMTVVPLTQLLEDCSASSTTIKKMLHSCLGSTINRTLELLPYMIRCQSVCEILLSFLHSVFSVLQQQLGPEFTQNAVQGMLHIYTRENISAGPALDQLLEILILVVSAPSNAFKAFVPSVTNLCLGQVWPAVGNDLSAYPDTTLVLLKLFHSILMHRWQYFYNTSILRTLGHTDEDESVEHKEELVAILEAFGQALLQPDVNIFRQSLQSLEQLNVRWRLYQRAVFKVHLLERFLMALFTVLFQQSHNLLADEIATAIHSLASVNIAWFFGHFLPTFLAGCEGVDDMQKATLLGNFDKSTDQPTLTRSVLQLISDLRCYQFCRPG, via the exons ATG GACAATGATGCAGTTGCTCTTCAGAATTTGGAGCATCTGATGACTGAATTTTTCTCTCCAGAAACAACAAATGAACGAAAACGTATAATTGAAAGAAGTTTCCAGGAATTTGCAGGACAAATTGATTCCTGGAGACCTTGTTTACATTTCTTGTCTTCTACTAACAATCATTATGTCAGTATGTTTGCTTTATCTACATTAGAG ACGACAATTGGGAGAAGATGGCCAATACTGCCATGGGAAGACAGAGCTCTCACAAGATCAACTTTATATACATTATCATTAGAAAGAGGTGTAGCTCCTTTTGTAAGAAACAAAGTAGTCAAACTTGTTGTAGATATTGCTAGGCATGATTGGCCACATTTCTATCcagatttttattcaaatatctTACAG TTATTAAGTCACAAGCATACAAGACTGTTGGGTCTCATTTATTTGCGAACAGCTTCGGAAGAACTAGCCACTCCAAGAGAAGATTTACCAATACAAaggaaaaatgaattatttagaTTTCTTAGTGCTCAAGTACCATTGACTTTGGATTCTCTTACAG tacTTCTAAAAGAAGCAACAAAATTGCAAAGTCGTTCTGGAACAGTTACACCACCTCCATCACCCACTAGCGGTCAAACAGTAGCACCTGCAAGAGCTATTCTAGATGTAGAAGGGCTAGCCACAGGAACTAGTGAAGTGTGTATAGCAACATTGGATGTGTTAGCACATCTCTTTAGTTGGATTGAATTATCAGAACATATCTCTACAAATTTATTGGATGCTATCTTTACCTGTGCCAGGTATCACGATTCAATG AATGGCAAACAGATTGAAATGGCCGTACAAGCTGTGACTACGATAAATGAACTTTTATATCGACCGCTATGTTCTCCCGACGTAACCGATAGATTATTagtagaaatatttcaaaatggagtcacattatttcaatttttggaACGTTTGGATTCTATAAACGAAAG TTATATGGAAAAGCTGACAGAGTTCTTACAATTATTTGTAACAAATCATTTGAAGAGAGTTGAATCGTGTCCAAAATTTCCAGTAAATACGTTATTAGAAGTCTTGTGCCATCATACCTTTCAGCAATGCTCAACAGTAAATGGATATCTACGATGCTTAGATGTTTGGACTACACTTTTAGAAAGTACTCAGTCTCGGTACTCACCAGTATCATTAGCTCTTGCTGAGAGAGTATTGCAAAAAATGAGTTTTAAGCTCAATACCCGCACATTGAAAGATCTTGATACAGAAAGCTTAGACGAAAAT gaAGAAACAGAGTGGCAGCATTTCTTAAGATGTAATATAGAGTGTTTAGCGAAAATAGCAGATATTTCTCCGATTCCGATCTTTACATTATTG TATCGTTCTTGGAGGGAAGGATTAATAATGTTTGGAGAATTAGGTGCTGTTATTGCTAACAATCAAGTTATTTTGTTAAACGAATCAGAAGCATCAAATGTACACGCGCATTTACGAGATTTAGCTTCTACTACTCAAGCGTTAGCTAGATTGTATTCACTTTTCCTCG gcGATGATCAGAGCATTGACCAGTCATTAGCTGAAGAAGTAGTATCTCAAACATTAGATGCCTGTAAATTTGCCAAGACAAACCAATTGTACAAAGCATCATTGCAACCAGCTGCAATTGTAATAGATCTTATAGAAGT TCATTCACAGTTGTTAGCATCACTCCAAGCTTGGTGCCATTGGATAGCCAACAGGCCAGAAAAGACAAAAGAATCACTATGTCAACGATGTATTGATTCATGCATTTTAGCATTAGATTATACAACATTCTGTGACAATCCACCACCAGCGAATTTAACTCATTCCGCCACACATCTTTTCCAAAGTATCACTGCTATGTTGAAACCTGTTTTATGGGATGAACCCACGTTTAGAAACTTAATTTCAATGGTAACATATCCATTCCTTAAACCTGATACAATAAAAGTACTACGAAGGGCATTAGTAAATGCAATTGTCTTACCACATGGTGATGGATCTATTAGAGAAAGATTGTTGG GCACGATGGTATCGACATTATCTACACCTCTCGGTTTAGAAGGACAACCTGTACCTTCGGAATCTACCATTTCAATGACAGTAGTGCCATTAACTCAATTACTAGAAGACTGTTCTGCCTCATCCACaacgataaaaaaaatgttacatTCGTGTTTGGGATCAACTATAAATCGAACATTAGAATTATTGCCATATATGATAAGATGTCAAAGCGTATGTGAGATTCTGCTTAGTTTCTTGCATTCAGTGTTTTCAGTACTACAACAGCAACTAGGCCCTGAGTTTACTCAAAATGCAGTTCAAGGAATGCTACACATTTATACTAG AGAAAATATATCCGCGGGACCTGCATTAGATCAATTATTAGAAATCTTAATATTGGTCGTATCAGCACCTAGTAATgcatttaaagcatttgttccTTCAGTGACTAATCTATGTTTAGGCCAAGTCTGGCCTGCTGTTGGGAATGATCTTAGTGCATATCCAGATACTACACTTGTATTATTAAAACTTTTCCACAG TATACTTATGCATCGATggcaatatttttataatacttcTATACTACGCACTCTCGGTCATACTGATGAAGACGAATCCGTCGAACACAAGGAAGAATTAGTTGCAATTTTAGAAGCTTTCGGCCAAGCTCTTCTTCAGCCGGATGTTAACATATTTCGTCAAAGTCTACAAAGTCTAGAACAGTTAAATGTACGGTGGCGACTTTATCAACGAGCTGTGTTCAAAGTTCACTTACTCGAGAGATTTCTAATGGCATTATTCACTGTTCTATTTCAACA ATCCCATAATTTATTGGCGGATGAGATTGCAACTGCTATTCATAGTTTAGCTTCAGTTAATATAGCATGGTTTTTCGGACATTTTTTGCCAACATTCTTGGCAGGTTGTGAAGGTGTAGATGATATGCAAAAAGCTACATTATTAGGAAACTTTGACAAGTCCACG GATCAACCGACTTTGACGAGATCGGTGCTGCAGTTAATTTCTGATTTACGGTGTTATCAATTTTGTCGACCCGGCTGA